The following DNA comes from Cellulomonas soli.
CACGGCACGTCAGGGCGGGTCCGGGCGTACGCGCCCCGACGTCCTCACCTTCACGGCGGCCCCGACGGGCCGCAAGCCGAGCACGTGCACGGGCGCTGCACGTTCGTGCAGCACCCGTGCGGTGCCCGTGGTGCGCGTCTGCGCCGGTCAGAGACCGGTCACCGACCGGCGACCGTGCGCTCAGGGGCGCCCCAGCAGCACACGTGCCTCGGCGACGAGCACGATCGAACCGGTCACCAGGACGCCGGCCCCGCGGTCCGCCTCGCTCTCCGCCCGCTGCACGGCGACATCGATCGCGTCGTCCAGACGCTCGACCACGTGCACGCGGTCCTCGCCGAACACGTCGATCGCGATGTCGGCGAGGTCCTGCACGTCCATCGCCCGCGGCGAGGACATGCCCGTGACGACCACCTCGTCCAGCAGCGGCTCGAGCGCCGCGAGGATGCCCTCGGGGTCCTTGTCGGCCATGATCGCCACGACGCCCACGAGCCGGACGAAGCCGAAGGACTCCTCGACCGCCGCCGCGAGCGCCTCGGCGCCCGCGGGGTTGTGCGCGGCGTCGACGAGCACGGTCGGGCTCGTCCGGACGATCTCGAGCCGGCCCGGGGAGTCGACGTCGGCGAACGCCGCACCCACCACGTCGCCGTCGAGAGCCGCCCCGCCGGTCAGCAGCGCCTCGGTCGCGACGAGCGCGAGCAGCGCGTTGTGCGCCTGGTGCTCGCCGTGCAGCGGAAGGAAGATGTCCTGGTAGACCCCGCCGAGCGCACGCAGCGTGAGCAGCTGACCGCCCACCGCGACCTGACGCTCGACGACCGTGATGTCGACGTCCTCGCGCACGACCCGTGCACCGTGCTCGGCGGCCGCCGCGAGCACGACCCCTTCGACGTCCTCGGTCTGGTGGGCGAGCACGAGCGTGGCGCCGTCCTTGATGATCCCGGACTTCTCCGAGGCGATGTCGACCAGCGTCGAGCCGAGGTAGCGCTCGTGGTCGAGCGCGATCGGCGCGATCACCGCGACCTCGCCGTCCGCGACGTTCGTCGAGTCCCACGTGCCGCCCAGGCCCACCTCGAGCACCGCGACCTCGACGGGCGCGTCCGCGAACGCTGCGAAGGCCATCACGGTGAACACCTCGAAGAACGAGAGCCGCACCCCGCCGGCCGCGACCGAACGTTCGTCGACGATGTGCACGTACGGGGCCACGTCCTGCCAGACCTCGACGAAACGCTCGTCCGA
Coding sequences within:
- a CDS encoding bifunctional folylpolyglutamate synthase/dihydrofolate synthase, coding for MSRAGGDHLRDEAARAAREAADEVYAAILRRAPEHDIDPTLDRVLAVCELLGDPQRAFRVVHLTGTNGKTSTSRMVERLLREHGLRTGRFTSPHLTRVTERIAIDGEPISDERFVEVWQDVAPYVHIVDERSVAAGGVRLSFFEVFTVMAFAAFADAPVEVAVLEVGLGGTWDSTNVADGEVAVIAPIALDHERYLGSTLVDIASEKSGIIKDGATLVLAHQTEDVEGVVLAAAAEHGARVVREDVDITVVERQVAVGGQLLTLRALGGVYQDIFLPLHGEHQAHNALLALVATEALLTGGAALDGDVVGAAFADVDSPGRLEIVRTSPTVLVDAAHNPAGAEALAAAVEESFGFVRLVGVVAIMADKDPEGILAALEPLLDEVVVTGMSSPRAMDVQDLADIAIDVFGEDRVHVVERLDDAIDVAVQRAESEADRGAGVLVTGSIVLVAEARVLLGRP